A window of Amycolatopsis sp. AA4 contains these coding sequences:
- a CDS encoding tyrosine-type recombinase/integrase, with translation MTSAHPDDRSTGPGTAVALRAGSAPEPRGGAGWNRQGAVLDPATAAAVRELGQELPLLPPALLLPLLQALRATLPMPRPGEQHTARSLSVQWLGKRCAKSPATGEAYCRALVSWLDFCQAGGLDPLGARTPDVDTWTGRLAGRGASASVINQRLAGVRGWYRYLRLGGTATADPVSDADRPSAAAVDESETPYLTIAQTGALLRQARWEVDDAGDDPAKLELVLRVAALVWLLPVTGVRSGGALAARVRGLHYNGGRRRLRYRLKGYEGEVSDALPPQVALALDAYLDCRAARQGLPALTPDAPLFATGSGRRWDKQGATKALRGLAGRAGIPHADKLNLHALRHSAGSSAHNELGIPLDKVRRLLRHRSIATTQIYVHDDLRPGQSVADKLAAAYAAEIELPGSGTLAASPSGPGAATRAAIAAHARVAALHRVADAGDGLPAAVVAEVAATFTALLDRCDGADPAHAPFAETVRALVAGGLPSLADPDGRVRPARP, from the coding sequence ATGACCTCCGCGCATCCCGACGACCGGAGCACGGGGCCGGGGACGGCGGTTGCGCTGCGCGCGGGCTCCGCCCCGGAGCCCCGCGGCGGAGCCGGGTGGAACCGGCAGGGGGCCGTGCTGGACCCGGCCACGGCCGCGGCGGTCCGGGAACTGGGCCAGGAGCTGCCGCTGCTGCCCCCGGCGCTGCTGCTGCCGCTGCTCCAGGCCCTGCGCGCGACGCTGCCGATGCCGCGGCCGGGGGAGCAGCACACCGCGCGCAGCCTCTCGGTGCAGTGGCTGGGCAAGCGCTGCGCGAAGTCGCCCGCCACCGGCGAGGCCTACTGCCGCGCGCTGGTGAGCTGGCTGGATTTCTGCCAGGCGGGCGGGCTGGATCCGCTGGGCGCGCGCACCCCGGACGTGGACACCTGGACCGGGCGGCTCGCCGGCCGCGGGGCATCGGCGTCGGTGATCAACCAGCGGCTGGCCGGGGTCCGGGGCTGGTACCGGTACCTGCGCCTCGGCGGGACGGCGACCGCCGACCCCGTCTCGGACGCGGACCGCCCCTCGGCGGCCGCCGTCGACGAGTCCGAGACCCCGTACCTGACCATCGCCCAGACCGGCGCGCTCCTGCGCCAGGCGCGGTGGGAAGTCGACGACGCCGGAGACGACCCGGCGAAGCTGGAACTCGTCCTGCGGGTGGCCGCGCTGGTGTGGCTTCTGCCGGTCACCGGCGTCCGCAGCGGCGGCGCGCTCGCCGCGCGAGTGCGTGGCCTGCACTACAACGGCGGCCGCCGGCGCCTGCGTTACCGGTTGAAAGGCTACGAGGGCGAGGTCTCCGACGCCCTGCCACCGCAGGTCGCCCTGGCCCTGGACGCCTACCTGGACTGCCGTGCCGCCCGTCAGGGCCTGCCGGCCCTGACGCCGGACGCGCCGCTGTTCGCCACCGGCTCCGGGAGGCGCTGGGACAAGCAGGGCGCGACGAAAGCGCTGCGCGGGCTCGCCGGGCGCGCGGGGATCCCCCACGCCGACAAGCTGAATTTGCACGCGCTGCGCCACTCCGCCGGGTCCAGTGCGCACAACGAGCTGGGCATTCCGCTGGACAAGGTCCGGCGGCTGCTGCGGCACCGCAGCATCGCCACCACCCAGATCTACGTCCACGACGACCTGCGGCCGGGCCAGTCCGTCGCCGACAAGCTCGCCGCCGCGTACGCGGCCGAGATCGAACTGCCCGGCAGCGGAACCCTCGCCGCCTCGCCCTCCGGCCCGGGTGCGGCCACCCGCGCAGCGATCGCCGCGCACGCCCGGGTCGCCGCGCTGCACCGCGTCGCCGACGCCGGGGACGGCCTGCCCGCTGCGGTCGTGGCCGAGGTCGCCGCGACCTTCACCGCCCTGCTGGACCGCTGCGACGGAGCCGACCCGGCCCACGCCCCGTTCGCCGAGACCGTCCGCGCCCTCGTCGCCGGCGGCCTGCCGTCCCTCGCCGATCCGGACGGCCGGGTGAGGCCGGCCCGCCCCTGA